The Watersipora subatra chromosome 1, tzWatSuba1.1, whole genome shotgun sequence genome has a window encoding:
- the LOC137390815 gene encoding general transcription factor II-I repeat domain-containing protein 2-like: MAEPKKRKVESECRKFQTRWESEYFFKEFKRKCVCLICTETVAVMKEYNVQRHYETKNQAYASYTGAEQEQKVKLMVAKLQGQQHYFLRTQKVQEKATIVSYEVTQLIARHGKPFSDGDLIKHCLVKVAEIMCPEKVQDFNNVSMSRNTVARRIEDLSANVKLQLSDKACAFDFYSIACDESADATDTAQLLIFLRRVDENFGVTEELLDLKSLKGTTTGIDIFEAVSDSIDKMGLQWDKLCGVTTDGAPAMAGAHKGMASMVCAKVKETEGEAVKMHCIVHQEALCAKTVSLEDVMNTVVKTVNIIRARGLYHREFQAFLSDVDAEYGDLLYHSDVRWLSRGAVLKRFYSLRPEIDQFLKEKDRPLHELSDPLWLADLAFLVDPTDHLTTPNKSLQGKDQFLPQLYAHMKAFCVKLNLFKTQLRNFNVVHFPTLSEIRTAYPQANLSAKKGKYVSVIACLETKFRQRFQDFSVIDKEIKLFTTPFLVDAKEVEENLQLELIEI; this comes from the coding sequence ATGGCAGAACCAAAGAAGCGAAAAGTAGAAAGTGAGTGCAGAAAATTTCAGACACGGTGGGAGAGTgaatattttttcaaagaatTCAAGAGGAAGTGTGTCTGTTTGATCTGCACTGAAACTGTGGCAGTTATGAAAGAGTATAATGTACAACGTCATTATGAAACCAAAAATCAGGCCTATGCATCCTACACTGGTGCTGAGCAAGAGCAGAAAGTAAAGCTAATGGTAGCTAAACTGCAGGGTCAGCAACATTATTTTTTGCGTACTCAAAAAGTCCAGGAAAAGGCTACAATAGTCAGCTATGAGGTCACCCAACTCATCGCAAGACACGGCAAGCCTTTTTCAGATGGAGACCTCATAAAACACTGTCTCGTTAAAGTTGCCGAAATAATGTGCCCGGAGAAAGTGCAGGACTTCAACAACGTCAGCATGTCCAGAAATACAGTTGCGCGACGCATTGAAGACTTGTCAGCCAACGTTAAACTGCAACTGTCTGATAAAGcttgtgcttttgatttttaCTCCATCGCATGTGATGAAAGCGCTGATGCCACAGACACCGCACAGCTGCTAATTTTTTTGCGGAGAGTGGACGAGAACTTTGGAGTTACAGAGGAGCTGCTCGATCTTAAGAGTCTAAAAGGCACAACAACGGGTATAGATATTTTTGAAGCTGTGTCAGACTCAATTGACAAAATGGGACTTCAATGGGACAAGCTGTGTGGAGTTACAACAGACGGGGCTCCAGCTATGGCAGGTGCACATAAAGGAATGGCGTCTATGGTGTGCGCTAAGGTGAAAGAGACTGAAGGTGAGGCTGTTAAAATGCACTGTATTGTTCACCAAGAAGCCCTTTGTGCCAAGACAGTCAGTCTTGAAGATGTAATGAACACAGTTGTGAAAACTGTCAACATAATCCGAGCAAGAGGGCTGTACCACAGAGAATTTCAGGCTTTTCTTTCTGATGTGGATGCTGAATATGGGGATCTACTCTACCATTCGGATGTGCGCTGGCTAAGCCGCGGTGCCGTGCTGAAGCGTTTTTACTCCCTGAGGCCAGAAATTGACCAGTTTTTAAAAGAGAAGGATCGACCTCTTCATGAGCTGAGTGACCCTCTATGGTTGGCAGACCTAGCATTTTTAGTTGATCCTACTGATCATTTAACCACCCCGAACAAGAGCCTACAAGGGAAAGATCAGTTTTTACCACAACTTTATGCGCACATGAAAGCATTTTGTGTGAAGCTCAATCTCTTTAAGACACAACTGCGCAACTTCAACGTTGTGCACTTCCCCACACTGTCCGAGATCAGAACTGCGTATCCACAGGCCAACCTTTCTGCTAAAAAAGGAAAATATGTGTCTGTGATTGCATGTCTCGAAACAAAATTCAGACAGCGCTTCCAGGATTTTTCTGTCATTGATAAAGAAATCAAGCTATTCACGACTCCTTTCTTGGTGGATGCCAAAGAAGTGGAAGAGAATCTGCAATTAGAACTCATCGAAATCTAG